A portion of the Corynebacterium occultum genome contains these proteins:
- the ruvA gene encoding Holliday junction branch migration protein RuvA produces MIASLRGTVIEIGLDHGVIECSGVGYHFSATPRTLAELRRGEESFIFTTMVVREDSMQLYGFKENEDREMFHLLQTVTGLGPKLAMASLAVLHPAELAKAVAEADSKTLQRIPGVGKRMAERMALELKEKVTAYLAPAEAGEMELGTQLPMGSEAVAEQVAAALLGLGFGEKEATAAVNTVLAEDPELTTSAALRAALAGLGKK; encoded by the coding sequence ATGATTGCCTCATTGCGTGGCACGGTTATCGAAATCGGACTCGACCACGGGGTGATCGAGTGCTCTGGTGTGGGTTACCACTTCAGTGCCACCCCCCGGACCCTGGCGGAACTGCGCCGCGGCGAAGAATCCTTCATTTTCACCACCATGGTTGTGCGTGAGGATTCCATGCAGCTCTACGGTTTCAAGGAGAACGAGGACCGGGAGATGTTCCACCTCCTGCAGACCGTCACCGGGCTGGGCCCGAAACTGGCGATGGCCTCCCTGGCGGTGCTGCACCCCGCCGAGCTGGCCAAGGCTGTCGCCGAGGCGGATTCCAAGACCTTGCAGCGCATCCCGGGTGTGGGCAAACGCATGGCGGAGCGTATGGCGCTGGAACTCAAGGAGAAGGTCACCGCCTACCTCGCCCCGGCCGAAGCCGGTGAGATGGAACTCGGGACCCAATTGCCGATGGGTTCGGAGGCGGTGGCCGAACAGGTCGCCGCAGCACTTCTGGGACTGGGCTTCGGGGAAAAGGAAGCCACCGCGGCAGTGAACACGGTCCTGGCGGAAGATCCCGAACTGACGACCAGTGCGGCGCTGCGTGCCGCCCTGGCTGGCCTGGGCAAGAAGTAG
- a CDS encoding DUF3817 domain-containing protein — protein MTPKNLHRIAAGLEMVTWTLLILGMILKYSGVTDSLVPIAGPIHGFGFLCFVAITVLLWVNNRWSFGLGALGLVVSIIPWGALPFTLWADKKGHLEGGWRYLNDDAEPKNLADRGLAQMVRHPVRTMLILLVIIVIVFTLLLTLGQPYDPDAIVDAVN, from the coding sequence ATGACACCGAAAAATCTGCACCGGATCGCCGCCGGTCTGGAAATGGTCACCTGGACCCTCCTCATCCTCGGCATGATCCTGAAGTACAGCGGAGTCACCGACTCCCTGGTTCCCATCGCCGGACCGATCCACGGCTTCGGCTTCCTCTGCTTCGTCGCGATCACCGTGCTGCTGTGGGTGAACAACCGCTGGTCCTTCGGGCTGGGGGCGCTCGGCCTGGTGGTCTCCATCATCCCCTGGGGTGCCCTGCCCTTCACCCTCTGGGCGGACAAGAAGGGCCACCTGGAGGGCGGCTGGCGCTACCTCAACGATGATGCGGAGCCGAAGAACCTGGCGGATCGAGGCCTGGCCCAGATGGTGCGACACCCGGTCCGCACCATGCTCATCCTGCTGGTGATCATCGTCATTGTGTTCACCCTGCTACTGACCCTGGGGCAGCCCTATGACCCGGATGCCATCGTAGATGCGGTCAACTAG
- the ruvB gene encoding Holliday junction branch migration DNA helicase RuvB — protein MSDVEKTEFQLPPEYAGAGRAEDAPVNPQATPQEQDGESTLRPRSLVEFIGQPKVRGQLDLVLTGAKRRGVTPDHVLLSGPPGLGKTTMAMIIAQEMGASLRMTSGPALERAGDLAAMLSNLMEGDVLFIDEIHRIARPAEEMLYMAMEDFRIDVIVGKGPGATSIPLELPSFTLVGATTRSGMLTGPLRDRFGFTAQMEFYDVEDLTRVVTRTAKILGISIEADAAVEIASRSRGTPRIANRLLRRVRDYAEVESDGVVDLAAAKEALRIFDVDEMGLDRLDRAVLTALIKGHGGGPVGVNTLAVAVGEESATVEEVCEPYLVRAGMIARTGRGRVATAAAWRHLGLTPPEGSIGY, from the coding sequence ATGTCAGATGTGGAAAAGACCGAGTTTCAGCTGCCTCCGGAATACGCCGGGGCAGGCAGGGCAGAGGATGCGCCCGTCAACCCACAGGCCACCCCGCAGGAACAGGATGGCGAATCCACGCTACGGCCCCGCAGCCTGGTGGAGTTCATCGGCCAGCCGAAGGTCCGCGGCCAGCTGGACCTGGTGCTCACCGGTGCCAAACGTCGGGGGGTGACCCCGGACCACGTGCTCCTTTCCGGGCCCCCTGGTCTGGGTAAAACCACCATGGCGATGATCATCGCCCAGGAAATGGGTGCCAGCTTGCGCATGACCTCCGGACCGGCACTGGAACGCGCCGGCGACCTGGCAGCCATGCTCTCCAACCTGATGGAAGGTGATGTTCTCTTCATTGATGAGATCCACCGCATCGCCCGCCCCGCGGAGGAGATGCTCTACATGGCGATGGAGGATTTCCGGATTGACGTGATAGTGGGAAAGGGCCCCGGTGCCACCTCCATCCCCCTGGAGCTGCCGTCCTTCACCCTGGTTGGCGCGACCACCCGCTCCGGCATGCTCACCGGTCCGCTGCGTGACCGCTTCGGCTTCACCGCGCAGATGGAGTTCTATGACGTGGAGGACCTCACCCGGGTGGTCACCAGAACTGCGAAGATCCTGGGTATCAGCATCGAAGCAGATGCCGCCGTCGAGATAGCCTCGCGTTCCCGGGGTACCCCGCGAATTGCCAACCGCCTACTGCGCCGCGTCCGGGACTACGCCGAGGTGGAGTCTGACGGGGTGGTTGATCTCGCCGCCGCCAAGGAGGCCCTGCGCATCTTCGACGTGGATGAGATGGGACTGGACCGCCTGGACCGGGCGGTGCTCACCGCTCTGATCAAGGGACACGGTGGGGGACCGGTGGGGGTGAACACCCTCGCCGTGGCGGTGGGTGAGGAATCCGCCACCGTGGAGGAAGTCTGCGAACCCTATCTGGTCCGTGCCGGGATGATCGCCCGCACCGGCCGGGGCCGGGTGGCCACCGCCGCCGCCTGGCGCCATCTTGGGCTGACCCCACCGGAAGGTTCGATCGGTTACTGA
- a CDS encoding acyl-CoA thioesterase, whose product MGGIEYILDVERIDTDIYRGPVVESQLARTFGGQVAAQALVAATRTVPDNFQVHSLHGYFMAPGISDQPTVFLVDRMRDGRSFQARQVKAIQDGQTIFSMQASFHREGDSGIEHQDQMRPVPGPDDFEVDFERMPVSSRALLDEWSDWDIRPVPPELYERNPLTSVEQVVWFRSRAQLPDDQTFHVCTLAYMSDMTLLHASVSVHPGEKVQMASLDHAMWFTRPFRADEWLLYDQRSPSAGKGRALTHGRIFNQAGDLVAIVNQEGLTRTLREGGSSIPMKSSEEQK is encoded by the coding sequence ATGGGCGGGATCGAATACATCCTGGATGTCGAGCGGATCGACACTGATATCTACCGGGGACCGGTGGTGGAGTCTCAACTGGCCCGGACCTTCGGCGGTCAGGTCGCCGCCCAGGCGCTCGTGGCTGCGACCCGCACCGTGCCGGATAACTTCCAGGTCCATTCCCTACACGGGTATTTCATGGCCCCGGGGATCTCGGATCAGCCGACCGTGTTCCTGGTCGACCGGATGCGGGATGGGCGAAGCTTCCAGGCCCGCCAGGTTAAAGCCATCCAGGATGGCCAGACCATCTTCTCGATGCAGGCCAGTTTTCACCGGGAAGGTGACAGTGGCATTGAACACCAGGATCAGATGCGTCCGGTCCCGGGGCCGGATGACTTTGAGGTGGACTTCGAAAGGATGCCGGTCAGTTCTCGCGCGCTGCTGGATGAATGGTCCGACTGGGACATCCGCCCGGTGCCCCCGGAGCTCTATGAACGCAATCCGCTGACCAGTGTGGAACAGGTGGTGTGGTTCCGTTCCAGGGCACAGCTACCGGATGATCAGACCTTCCATGTCTGCACCCTGGCCTACATGTCGGATATGACCCTGCTTCATGCCTCGGTCAGTGTGCATCCCGGGGAGAAGGTGCAGATGGCCTCCCTTGATCACGCCATGTGGTTCACCCGCCCCTTCCGGGCTGATGAATGGCTGCTCTATGATCAACGCTCACCCTCCGCAGGTAAGGGCAGGGCCTTGACTCATGGTCGAATTTTCAATCAAGCTGGCGACTTGGTCGCTATAGTCAATCAGGAAGGCTTGACCCGAACACTCCGTGAAGGTGGCTCGAGCATTCCGATGAAATCATCCGAGGAGCAGAAATGA
- the ruvC gene encoding crossover junction endodeoxyribonuclease RuvC: MNLEGLRVMGVDPGLTRCGLSVVQAGRGRAVLPISVGVVRTPSDLELEKRLLRIFKATTEWIQEYQPDVVAIERLFERGNVSTVIHTAHAVGVIMLAAAEQGLAVHMYTPSEVKKAISGNGRADKKQMTVMITRILGLAEAPKPADAADALALAVCHCWRAPLIAREKAALARRDAELAARRNNHPVAGRGAGHPVNRIQGAQS, encoded by the coding sequence ATGAACCTCGAAGGGCTTCGGGTCATGGGAGTGGATCCCGGCCTGACCCGGTGCGGACTCTCCGTGGTCCAGGCTGGTCGCGGCAGAGCAGTCCTGCCCATCTCGGTGGGAGTCGTCCGCACCCCCTCCGATCTGGAACTGGAGAAACGCCTGCTCCGGATCTTCAAAGCCACTACCGAATGGATCCAGGAATATCAGCCCGATGTGGTCGCCATTGAGCGGCTCTTCGAACGCGGCAACGTCTCCACCGTCATCCACACCGCCCACGCGGTCGGGGTGATCATGCTGGCCGCCGCCGAACAGGGGCTCGCGGTACACATGTACACCCCCAGTGAGGTCAAGAAGGCCATCTCCGGCAATGGGCGTGCCGACAAGAAACAGATGACGGTGATGATCACCCGGATCCTGGGCCTTGCCGAAGCCCCCAAACCCGCGGATGCGGCTGATGCCCTGGCACTGGCGGTCTGCCACTGCTGGCGGGCACCCCTGATCGCACGGGAAAAGGCCGCCCTGGCGCGCCGGGACGCGGAGCTCGCGGCCCGCCGCAACAATCACCCGGTGGCTGGCCGGGGTGCCGGACACCCCGTCAACCGAATTCAAGGAGCACAATCATGA
- the secD gene encoding protein translocase subunit SecD, translating into MLIVLAMFALVFFTGDRSTTPKLGIDLQGGTRVTLVPQGEEPTQDQLRQARDILEKRVNGMGVSDASVVADGSTLVITVPGEDTSQARAVGQTSQLYFRPVITGEQPIVGEIPGLAEEMANQWVEYGVVTEEEAAEALNLIIGAVNDANQAAADTGAVEGEEAPAVEETPVPEITAIPLPEPENSIVAGERRGEVTEMLRAHRQSTDPSVQFVTQALMRCGPDETDPLQGTDDPTQPLLACDPSIGQVMLLGEVPLLVGETDAEDGERLTGNQIDTDRPISGGFNPQTGQMEISFSFKSGSGEQGAATWSQLTTDYLQQQVAITLDSQVISAPVIQSPTPVGSATSITGDFTQEEAQDLANNLRYGALPLSFAGEDGESGGTAETVPPSLGAAAMQAALVAGLVGLLLVAIFVFAYYRIFGFVSLITLAAAGVLLYGALVLLGRWIGYTLDLSGMAGIVIGIGTTADSFVVLYERIKDEVREGRSFRSAVPRGWDRAKRTIVTGNIVTLLAAVIIYLLAVGEVKGFAFTLGLTTVFDLLVTFMITAPLMLLASRRPFFAKSVINGMGSSFRFAEQEQAVKREAAAAPESAEAEPRDTAGATTAGSTDTAAPAEQDEEK; encoded by the coding sequence GTGCTGATCGTGTTGGCCATGTTCGCCCTGGTGTTCTTCACCGGTGATCGTTCGACCACCCCGAAGCTCGGCATTGATCTGCAGGGCGGAACCCGGGTGACGCTGGTCCCCCAGGGTGAGGAACCCACCCAGGATCAGCTGCGACAGGCCCGGGACATCCTGGAGAAGCGTGTCAACGGCATGGGTGTCTCCGATGCCAGTGTCGTCGCTGACGGCAGCACCCTGGTGATCACCGTCCCGGGTGAGGACACCTCGCAAGCTCGTGCCGTGGGACAAACCTCCCAGCTGTACTTCCGTCCGGTCATCACCGGCGAGCAGCCCATTGTGGGGGAGATCCCCGGGCTGGCTGAGGAAATGGCCAACCAGTGGGTGGAATACGGTGTGGTCACTGAGGAGGAGGCCGCTGAGGCTCTCAACCTGATCATCGGTGCGGTCAATGACGCCAATCAGGCTGCCGCCGATACCGGCGCCGTGGAAGGTGAGGAAGCCCCGGCGGTGGAGGAAACTCCGGTCCCCGAGATCACCGCCATCCCGCTGCCGGAGCCGGAAAACTCCATTGTCGCCGGGGAGCGTCGTGGTGAGGTGACCGAGATGCTGCGTGCCCACCGTCAGTCCACCGATCCCTCGGTTCAGTTCGTCACCCAGGCGCTGATGCGTTGTGGCCCGGATGAGACTGATCCGCTGCAGGGCACCGATGATCCCACCCAGCCGCTGCTGGCCTGTGACCCCTCCATCGGTCAGGTCATGCTGCTCGGTGAGGTTCCCTTGCTGGTCGGCGAGACGGATGCGGAAGATGGTGAGCGACTGACCGGTAACCAGATCGACACCGACCGTCCGATCAGCGGTGGCTTCAACCCGCAGACCGGCCAGATGGAGATCTCCTTCTCCTTCAAGTCCGGCAGCGGTGAGCAGGGTGCCGCCACCTGGAGTCAGCTGACCACTGACTACCTGCAGCAGCAGGTCGCCATCACCCTGGACTCCCAGGTGATCTCCGCCCCGGTGATCCAGTCACCCACCCCGGTCGGCTCCGCCACCTCCATCACCGGTGACTTCACCCAGGAGGAGGCCCAGGATCTGGCGAACAACCTCCGCTACGGCGCACTGCCGCTCTCCTTCGCCGGTGAGGATGGTGAGTCCGGCGGTACCGCCGAGACCGTCCCGCCTTCCCTGGGTGCGGCCGCCATGCAGGCTGCCCTGGTTGCCGGTCTGGTGGGTCTGCTTCTGGTCGCCATCTTCGTTTTCGCCTACTACCGCATCTTCGGTTTCGTCTCCCTGATCACCCTGGCCGCCGCCGGTGTGCTCCTCTACGGCGCGCTGGTGCTGCTGGGCCGCTGGATCGGTTATACCCTGGACCTTTCCGGCATGGCCGGTATCGTCATCGGTATCGGCACCACCGCCGACTCCTTCGTGGTGCTCTACGAGCGGATCAAGGATGAGGTCCGTGAGGGACGTTCCTTCCGTTCCGCGGTTCCCCGTGGTTGGGATCGCGCCAAACGCACGATCGTCACCGGTAATATCGTAACCCTGCTGGCAGCTGTGATCATTTATCTGCTGGCCGTCGGTGAGGTCAAGGGCTTCGCCTTCACGCTGGGTCTGACCACTGTCTTCGACCTGCTGGTCACCTTCATGATCACCGCACCGCTGATGCTCCTGGCTTCCCGTAGGCCCTTCTTTGCCAAGTCCGTCATCAACGGCATGGGTTCCTCCTTCCGTTTCGCGGAGCAGGAACAGGCGGTCAAGCGTGAGGCTGCGGCCGCCCCCGAGTCGGCCGAGGCCGAGCCCCGGGACACTGCCGGAGCCACCACCGCCGGATCCACCGACACCGCTGCTCCCGCCGAGCAGGATGAGGAGAAGTAG
- the secF gene encoding protein translocase subunit SecF, which produces MSTDTKKKGSTRSLYSDTGGIDFIGRSKLWYWITVALLVISILAIAIRGFSLSIDFEGGTKMTMPAADLVVEQVEDTFVEATGVEPELTQIVGSGDGRTLEITTERLNEDQITDARLAIFEEFQPLDTEGNPSPDAVGDSTVSESWGSTITQRMLIAMVVFLLAAFAYIAFRLQRAMAAAAMIALAVDGVLIAGIYAVFGFEVSPATVIGLLTVLSFSIYDTVIVFDKVRENTAGLNDSTRRTYGEQANLAVNQTVVRSISTSVISALPIIALMVVAVWMLGVGTLRDLALIQLIGVIQGIFSSIFLATPLLVTIHNRSKEARAHNARVSAARTGKSSVAEVGGGASGEAGSFTSEESETTAKRTIVSPVLRVEDDRPRDEGPSGSVTWRPGR; this is translated from the coding sequence ATGAGTACCGATACCAAGAAGAAGGGTTCCACGCGGAGCCTCTACTCCGACACCGGCGGCATCGATTTCATCGGCCGCAGCAAGCTCTGGTACTGGATCACCGTTGCCCTGCTGGTGATCAGTATCCTCGCCATCGCGATCCGGGGTTTCTCCCTGAGCATCGATTTCGAGGGTGGCACCAAGATGACCATGCCGGCCGCCGATCTGGTGGTCGAGCAGGTTGAGGACACCTTTGTCGAGGCCACCGGCGTGGAGCCGGAACTGACTCAGATCGTCGGCTCCGGTGATGGCCGTACTCTCGAGATCACCACTGAGCGTCTCAACGAGGATCAGATCACCGATGCCCGTCTGGCGATCTTCGAGGAGTTCCAGCCGCTGGACACGGAGGGCAACCCCTCCCCGGATGCGGTCGGTGACTCCACCGTCTCCGAGTCCTGGGGTTCGACCATCACCCAGCGGATGCTCATCGCCATGGTGGTCTTCCTGCTGGCCGCCTTCGCCTACATCGCATTCCGACTGCAGCGCGCGATGGCGGCCGCGGCGATGATCGCCCTGGCCGTGGATGGTGTGCTGATCGCCGGTATCTACGCCGTATTCGGCTTCGAGGTTTCCCCGGCCACCGTCATCGGTCTGTTGACTGTGCTCTCCTTCTCCATCTATGACACGGTGATCGTCTTCGATAAGGTTCGTGAGAACACTGCTGGGCTGAATGACTCCACCAGGCGAACCTATGGGGAGCAGGCCAACCTGGCGGTCAACCAGACCGTGGTGCGTTCCATCTCCACCTCGGTCATTTCGGCCCTGCCGATCATTGCCCTGATGGTGGTGGCGGTCTGGATGCTGGGTGTGGGCACCCTCCGTGACCTGGCGTTGATCCAGCTGATCGGTGTCATCCAGGGCATCTTCTCCTCGATCTTCCTGGCCACCCCGCTGCTGGTGACCATCCACAACCGCAGTAAGGAAGCCAGGGCACATAACGCCCGGGTGAGTGCCGCCCGCACCGGCAAGAGCAGTGTCGCTGAGGTGGGTGGCGGTGCCTCCGGTGAGGCAGGTTCCTTCACCTCCGAGGAGTCCGAAACCACCGCCAAGCGCACCATCGTCTCCCCGGTTCTGCGGGTGGAAGATGACCGCCCCCGGGATGAGGGCCCCAGTGGTTCCGTCACCTGGCGGCCGGGCCGCTAA
- the yajC gene encoding preprotein translocase subunit YajC gives MDIVLLILLLLVFLLPSLLMARKQRRNQAEIKNYQDSLHPGERVVTVSGLHGTIVSIRPTEIDLEIAPGVVITLEKMSVVRNENQGMVGTAEYGHPEDAAFDGSPEQEYPLEDQSRREEGPEGQTPGGGHPENLR, from the coding sequence ATGGACATTGTTCTTCTCATACTTCTGCTTCTGGTCTTTCTTCTTCCCTCCCTCCTGATGGCGCGTAAACAGCGCCGCAACCAGGCTGAAATCAAGAATTACCAGGACTCTCTGCACCCCGGCGAGCGGGTGGTCACCGTCTCCGGTCTCCATGGCACCATCGTCAGCATCCGCCCGACCGAGATCGACCTGGAGATCGCACCCGGTGTGGTGATCACCCTCGAGAAGATGTCCGTGGTTCGTAATGAGAACCAGGGCATGGTCGGCACCGCCGAGTACGGCCACCCGGAGGATGCCGCCTTCGATGGCTCCCCGGAACAGGAGTACCCCCTCGAGGACCAGTCGCGCCGTGAGGAAGGCCCCGAGGGTCAGACTCCGGGCGGGGGACATCCGGAGAACCTCCGTTAA
- a CDS encoding YebC/PmpR family DNA-binding transcriptional regulator: MAGHSKWATTKHKKAANDAKRGKEFAKMIKNIEVAARTGGGDPSANPTLDDMIKKAKKASVPNDNIERARKRGSGEEAGGADWETIMYEGYGPNGVAMLIECLTDNRNRAATEVRTAMTKNNGNLGESGSVSYMFIRKGVVLVAKGELAEDDVLMAVLDAGAEEVKDIGESFEILSAPVDMPAIRDALEEAGIEVEDSDSDFRASVEVALDADGARKMFKLVDALEDSDDVQNVYTNMDLSEEVLAELDA, from the coding sequence ATGGCCGGCCATTCAAAGTGGGCTACCACCAAGCACAAGAAGGCGGCGAACGATGCCAAGCGTGGCAAGGAGTTCGCCAAAATGATCAAGAACATTGAGGTCGCGGCCCGCACCGGTGGCGGCGATCCAAGCGCGAACCCGACCCTCGACGACATGATCAAGAAGGCCAAGAAGGCCTCCGTCCCCAATGACAACATTGAACGCGCACGCAAGCGTGGCTCCGGCGAGGAAGCCGGCGGTGCCGACTGGGAAACCATCATGTACGAGGGGTATGGCCCCAACGGTGTCGCAATGCTCATTGAGTGTCTGACCGACAACCGCAACCGCGCAGCCACCGAGGTGCGCACCGCGATGACCAAGAATAACGGCAACCTGGGTGAATCCGGTTCCGTGTCCTACATGTTCATCCGCAAGGGTGTCGTGCTGGTCGCCAAGGGTGAACTCGCCGAGGATGACGTGCTCATGGCCGTCCTGGATGCCGGTGCCGAGGAAGTCAAGGACATCGGTGAGAGCTTCGAGATCCTCTCCGCGCCGGTTGATATGCCTGCCATCCGGGATGCCCTGGAGGAAGCCGGCATCGAGGTCGAGGACTCTGACAGCGATTTCCGCGCCTCCGTCGAGGTTGCTCTGGATGCCGACGGGGCCCGCAAGATGTTCAAGCTCGTCGACGCCCTCGAAGACTCCGATGACGTCCAGAACGTCTACACCAACATGGACCTCTCCGAAGAGGTCCTCGCTGAACTCGACGCCTGA
- a CDS encoding ABC transporter substrate-binding protein: protein MVACAPAPEPEEDLSTLDHFGYALSTPLRTTNAASLVGASTSAQLLSVRIFPSVYVAGPSGQMIPNTDLVSTQVLPGANRQVIYTLSEDTVWSDGTPITCTDYLLNYKAGVMSTLFESYLPLTEQIERMSCEPGAKRFTVVFKEDAGARWRQLFSPGTVLPAHAIAEKAGLSTAALHDALQAEDRDQLEEVARIWREDFNLDSFDPALQLSSGPYRVESVGESGEVTLVANERYFGDQPVLSRLVVWPGEVDKAALAAEGAIQIADADNYDWVNRDDPMNQLRVEDLEGILTESLVLGSSGVFYGQPSRQAFTACVDQRAVAAASSAVAGRELPVVGTHVVSHFDPVARQLAGVVEPKLGVDTEQASALWGTTVRIGYQGPDERMAAMVESIRVSCEAAGITVVDASAEGSTMADLARLGTGPWGEELYLEGSLDAVLRPVDPLVEYGGVIAEDGNVAALWEAEEQAWEEARIIPLAAQPRTFAIDGDVGNVVEYTGSTGIGWNMDRWRYEAPITEEEEE, encoded by the coding sequence ATGGTGGCATGTGCCCCGGCACCGGAGCCGGAGGAGGACCTGTCCACCCTGGACCACTTCGGCTACGCCCTCTCCACCCCGTTGCGCACCACCAATGCCGCCAGCCTGGTGGGTGCCTCAACCAGTGCCCAGCTGCTCTCGGTGCGTATCTTCCCCTCGGTCTATGTCGCCGGCCCCTCAGGCCAGATGATCCCCAACACTGACCTGGTGAGCACCCAGGTGCTGCCCGGTGCAAATCGGCAGGTGATCTACACCCTGAGCGAGGATACGGTCTGGAGTGACGGAACCCCGATCACCTGCACCGATTACCTGCTCAACTACAAGGCCGGGGTGATGTCGACGCTTTTCGAGTCTTATCTGCCGTTGACGGAGCAGATCGAGCGGATGAGCTGCGAGCCGGGGGCGAAGCGTTTCACCGTGGTTTTCAAGGAGGATGCCGGAGCGCGGTGGCGTCAACTCTTTTCCCCGGGTACCGTGCTGCCCGCCCACGCCATCGCCGAGAAGGCTGGCCTGAGCACCGCGGCGCTTCACGACGCCCTGCAGGCCGAGGATCGCGATCAGCTGGAGGAGGTTGCGCGGATCTGGCGGGAGGATTTCAACCTCGACAGTTTCGACCCGGCGTTGCAGCTGTCCTCCGGGCCTTACCGGGTGGAGTCGGTCGGGGAGTCGGGGGAGGTGACCCTGGTGGCCAATGAGCGTTATTTCGGGGATCAACCGGTGCTTTCCCGGCTGGTGGTGTGGCCGGGTGAGGTGGATAAGGCGGCGCTCGCAGCGGAGGGCGCGATCCAGATCGCCGATGCGGACAATTATGACTGGGTGAACCGCGATGACCCGATGAATCAGCTGCGGGTGGAGGATCTGGAGGGCATCCTCACCGAGTCTCTGGTGTTGGGCAGTTCCGGGGTGTTCTATGGTCAGCCCTCCCGTCAGGCTTTCACCGCCTGCGTGGATCAGCGGGCGGTGGCGGCGGCCTCCTCCGCGGTGGCGGGCCGGGAGTTGCCGGTGGTGGGCACCCATGTGGTTTCTCACTTTGATCCGGTGGCCCGGCAGTTGGCCGGGGTGGTGGAACCGAAGCTGGGGGTTGACACAGAACAGGCTTCCGCGCTGTGGGGCACCACGGTCCGGATCGGGTATCAGGGACCTGATGAGCGGATGGCCGCCATGGTGGAGTCGATCCGGGTGTCCTGTGAGGCGGCGGGTATCACTGTGGTGGATGCCTCTGCGGAGGGTTCGACCATGGCCGATCTTGCCCGGCTCGGCACCGGACCCTGGGGTGAGGAACTTTACCTGGAGGGCAGTCTGGATGCGGTGCTGCGGCCGGTGGATCCGCTGGTCGAGTACGGCGGGGTCATCGCTGAGGACGGCAATGTGGCTGCCCTCTGGGAGGCTGAGGAACAGGCCTGGGAGGAGGCTAGGATAATCCCGTTGGCAGCCCAGCCCCGAACCTTCGCCATCGACGGTGATGTGGGTAACGTGGTGGAGTACACCGGCTCTACCGGCATCGGCTGGAACATGGATCGTTGGCGATATGAGGCCCCCATTACAGAGGAA
- the pdxT gene encoding pyridoxal 5'-phosphate synthase glutaminase subunit PdxT gives MTKAHIGILAVQGGVREHERTLDQLGVIHRQVRRPEHLKGIDGLILPGGESTTMSRLLELGGLLEPLREALAGGLPAYGTCAGMILLANEALDHRADAQQLNALDITVRRNAFGRQVDSFEAELDFQGIEAPVPAVFIRAPWVERVGEGVEKLATVPAGPSEGAVVAVRQGNVLATSFHPEVTGDTRIHRYFLAMVQKSTARL, from the coding sequence ATGACCAAGGCACACATCGGAATCCTGGCAGTTCAGGGTGGTGTCCGAGAGCATGAACGCACCCTCGACCAGCTCGGGGTGATTCACCGTCAGGTACGCCGCCCCGAGCACCTCAAAGGCATTGACGGACTAATCCTGCCCGGCGGAGAATCCACCACCATGTCCCGACTGCTGGAACTCGGAGGGCTGCTGGAGCCGCTGCGAGAGGCCCTGGCCGGTGGACTCCCGGCCTACGGCACCTGCGCGGGGATGATCCTGCTGGCCAATGAGGCCCTCGATCACCGGGCGGATGCACAACAGCTCAACGCACTGGACATCACCGTGCGGCGTAATGCCTTCGGCCGCCAGGTTGATTCCTTTGAGGCGGAACTGGATTTCCAGGGAATAGAAGCCCCCGTGCCGGCGGTCTTCATCAGGGCCCCCTGGGTGGAGCGGGTCGGGGAGGGCGTCGAAAAGCTGGCGACAGTTCCCGCCGGCCCTTCTGAGGGGGCGGTGGTCGCCGTACGTCAGGGGAATGTGCTGGCCACCAGTTTCCATCCGGAGGTCACCGGAGACACCCGGATCCACCGTTACTTCCTGGCGATGGTGCAGAAAAGTACCGCCCGACTCTAG